Proteins co-encoded in one Rattus rattus isolate New Zealand chromosome 5, Rrattus_CSIRO_v1, whole genome shotgun sequence genomic window:
- the LOC116900546 gene encoding olfactory receptor 4F21-like, translating into MDPINETVVFEFVLLGLSSSWKSTIFLMSSFSFLYVSIILGNLFVIFLVVTDSHLQSPMYFLLANLSLIDVGLSSTTVPKMISDLLKEHKVISFHSCMTQICSIHIMGGVEMVLLIAMAFDRYIAICKPLRYLSIMSPRICISFVIAGWVTGVIHALSQFSFVVNLSFCGPNKLDSFYCDFPRIIQLACTDGDKFEFVVAANSGFMTMGTFFLLLLSYVFILVTVWQRSSGDLSKAFVTLSAHITVVVLFFTPCMFLYVWPFPTSSIDKYLFIVDFAVTPALNPIIYTLRNKDMKNAIKKLSKQRCYIRIF; encoded by the coding sequence ATGGATCCAATAAATGAAACTGTCGTTTTTGAATTTGTGTTGCTGGGACTCTCCAGTTCCTGGAAAAGTACAATTTTTCTCAtgtcctccttctcttttctctatgTAAGCATCATCCTGGGAAACCTTTTCGTTATCTTTTTGGTAGTTACTGACTCCCATTTACAGTCTCCTATGTATTTTCTTCTGGCCAATCTCTCTCTCATTGATGTTGGACTTTCCTCTACCACAGTGCCCAAGATGATCTCAGATCTTCTGAAAGAGCACAAAGTCATTTCTTTCCACAGTTGCATGACTCAGATATGCTCTATCCACATTATGGGAGGAGTGGAGATGGTGCTGCTCATAGCTATGGCGTTTGACAGGTACATAGCCATCTGTAAGCCTCTGCGCTATTTGAGCATCATGAGCCCTAGAATATGCATTTCATTTGTAATTGCTGGCTGGGTCACTGGAGTGATTCATGCCCTGTCACAGTTCTCTTTTGTTGTAAACCTCTCCTTTTGTGGTCCTAACAAACTGGACAGCTTTTACTGTGACTTCCCTCGAATCATACAACTCGCCTGCACAGATGGAGACAAGTTTGAGTTTGTTGTTGCTGCCAACAGTGGCTTCATGACCATGGGGACCTTCTTCTTGCTTCTCCTCTCCTATGTCTTCATTTTGGTCACAGTCTGGCAAAGGTCCTCAGGGGACTTGTCAAAAGCTTTTGTCACTCTGTCAGCTCACATCACTGTGGTTGTTCTGTTTTTTACTCCATGCATGTTTCTCTATGTGTGGCCTTTCCCTACATCATCGATTGACAAATACCTGTTCATTGTTGACTTTGCTGTCACCCCTGCTCTTAATCCTATCATCTATACACTAAGGAACAAAGATatgaaaaatgcaataaaaaaactGAGCAAGCAGAGATGTTACATCAGAATTTTCTGA